In a single window of the Candidatus Poribacteria bacterium genome:
- a CDS encoding phytanoyl-CoA dioxygenase family protein: MPIDIDECVAEILDIGHCILPGHFPRTALEECRQAFELLLQDVATRIPEGNRGPNRWAIGLPFAPPFYHSAFFNDDTVIEIVSRILGEDMHISYYGTDTPVQGSEYQHVHADLPFLFKEEPAHRHPPALLSVRFTFVDMTPENGPFEVAERTQHLPRTETLGRANAGKISLKPLLLKAGDVLISDPRTIHRGTPNRTSTARPFAVIVHNRHWYNISRERLEANEDTPMLTEAFYRTLSQREQELLRKVSRTPSDSPLSP; the protein is encoded by the coding sequence GGCCATTTTCCGCGGACAGCACTTGAAGAATGCCGTCAAGCGTTTGAGCTGCTACTGCAAGATGTCGCCACCCGTATTCCCGAAGGCAACCGCGGACCCAATCGATGGGCGATTGGATTGCCCTTTGCACCGCCATTCTATCACTCCGCTTTCTTCAACGACGATACTGTAATCGAGATTGTCAGCCGCATCTTGGGCGAGGACATGCACATCTCCTATTACGGTACAGACACACCGGTACAGGGATCAGAATATCAGCACGTCCACGCCGACCTGCCTTTTCTGTTCAAAGAGGAACCAGCACATCGCCACCCGCCGGCGCTGCTATCCGTGCGATTTACGTTCGTTGACATGACACCGGAGAATGGACCCTTTGAAGTCGCAGAGCGCACCCAACATCTGCCCCGAACTGAGACGCTGGGAAGAGCCAATGCAGGCAAAATCTCTCTTAAACCTTTGCTGCTTAAAGCCGGTGACGTACTAATCTCCGACCCACGTACCATTCACCGTGGCACACCCAACCGCACTAGTACAGCCCGCCCCTTTGCCGTCATTGTTCACAATCGCCACTGGTACAACATCAGTAGAGAGCGATTGGAAGCAAACGAAGACACACCAATGTTGACCGAGGCGTTCTACCGAACGTTGTCGCAGCGAGAGCAAGAACTGCTGCGAAAAGTCTCCCGGACACCTTCTGATAGTCCCCTATCTCCGTAG